One genomic window of Micrococcus flavus includes the following:
- a CDS encoding ribosomal maturation YjgA family protein — MRSPASGPSPASTTPTTTSLARRRLGLALAAVVTVAAGLAVRLGLRGVPGTAWWTGPVGDALYAVLIYLLAGFCAPRVRTAALAAAAFGICAAIELFQLTGIPADLGQAFPPARLVLGTGFLWSDLLLYLVGVGAAAAVDAAVRLSPRGSGPRGRSGP, encoded by the coding sequence ATGCGCTCCCCTGCCTCCGGGCCCTCCCCCGCCTCGACGACGCCGACCACGACGTCGCTCGCCCGTCGCCGCCTCGGCCTCGCCCTCGCGGCGGTGGTCACGGTGGCCGCGGGGCTGGCGGTGCGCCTGGGGCTGCGCGGCGTGCCCGGGACGGCGTGGTGGACCGGCCCGGTCGGCGACGCCCTGTACGCCGTGCTGATCTACCTGCTGGCGGGGTTCTGCGCGCCGCGGGTGCGGACGGCCGCCCTGGCCGCTGCGGCGTTCGGGATCTGCGCGGCGATCGAGCTGTTCCAGCTCACGGGCATCCCCGCGGACCTGGGCCAGGCGTTCCCGCCCGCCCGGCTCGTGCTGGGCACGGGCTTCCTGTGGTCGGACCTGCTTCTGTACCTGGTGGGCGTGGGCGCCGCTGCGGCGGTGGACGCCGCGGTGCGCCTCAGCCCTCGAGGCAGCGGTCCTCGGGGTCGATCTGGGCCATGA
- a CDS encoding ABC transporter permease subunit: MSTTSTAPDRTGAPDDDAPARRRGAAGRGPDGLTGTLVKIVLLGLVDAFAGFVLFQLAAAGDWVVFAVTLAVTLLINWIYLRRGGLPAKYLAPGVFFLVLFQVFVVLYSSYIAFTNYGDGHNSDKPAAIEAIQRSSSVRVPDSPAYPVTVVDRGGELHLLTVQDGQAMVGSSESPLEPVEAEVSGDRPVAAEGYTPLTFGDLLSRQGEVAELDVPLSDDPAAGSLKTQDGSVAYAYAPALKYDAASDTFTDTQDGTVYRDNGEGQFAAEDGSTLQNGWRVFVGLENFTKAFTDPQLRDPLIRVTVWTFAFAFLSVATTFVLGLLLAITFNKATMRGRRVYRVLMILPYAFPAFLSGLVWSGLLNPEFGFVNSTLFGGADIQWLTDPWLAKFSVLLVNLWLGFPYMFLVTTGALQSLPEDVDEAAKMDGASAWRIFRSIKLPLLLVSVAPLLISSFAFNFNNFNIIYMLTGGGPQFPDASGNIGATDILITVVYKTAFSGVGRDFGLASALSIVIFLIVATVSAVSFSRTKALEEINS; the protein is encoded by the coding sequence ATGAGCACGACTTCCACGGCGCCGGACCGCACGGGCGCCCCCGACGACGACGCCCCCGCCCGGCGTCGCGGTGCGGCCGGACGCGGCCCCGACGGGCTGACGGGCACCCTGGTCAAGATCGTCCTGCTGGGGCTCGTAGACGCGTTCGCGGGCTTCGTGCTGTTCCAGCTCGCCGCCGCCGGCGACTGGGTGGTCTTCGCGGTGACGCTGGCCGTGACCCTGCTGATCAACTGGATCTACCTCCGCCGGGGCGGACTGCCCGCGAAGTACCTGGCCCCGGGCGTGTTCTTCCTGGTGCTGTTCCAGGTGTTCGTGGTGCTGTACTCCTCCTACATCGCCTTCACGAACTACGGTGACGGGCACAACTCGGACAAGCCCGCCGCCATCGAGGCCATCCAACGGTCCTCGAGCGTGCGCGTGCCGGACTCCCCCGCCTACCCGGTCACGGTGGTGGACCGCGGCGGGGAGCTGCACCTGCTCACCGTCCAGGACGGGCAGGCCATGGTCGGCTCCTCGGAGAGCCCCCTCGAGCCCGTGGAGGCGGAGGTCTCCGGGGACCGCCCGGTCGCCGCGGAGGGGTACACCCCCCTCACCTTCGGGGACCTGCTGAGCCGTCAGGGCGAGGTCGCCGAGCTGGACGTCCCCCTCTCGGACGACCCGGCCGCGGGCTCGCTCAAGACCCAGGACGGCTCGGTCGCCTACGCCTACGCCCCCGCCCTGAAGTACGACGCCGCCTCGGACACCTTCACGGACACCCAGGACGGCACCGTCTACCGCGACAACGGCGAGGGGCAGTTCGCGGCGGAGGACGGGAGCACCCTGCAGAACGGCTGGCGGGTGTTCGTGGGCCTGGAGAACTTCACCAAGGCGTTCACCGACCCCCAGCTGCGGGACCCGCTCATCCGCGTGACCGTGTGGACGTTCGCGTTCGCGTTCCTGTCCGTGGCCACCACGTTCGTGCTCGGGCTGCTCCTGGCGATCACCTTCAACAAGGCCACCATGCGCGGCCGGCGCGTCTACCGCGTGCTGATGATCCTCCCCTACGCCTTCCCGGCGTTCCTGTCCGGCCTCGTGTGGTCCGGCCTGCTGAACCCGGAGTTCGGATTCGTCAACAGCACCCTGTTCGGCGGGGCCGACATCCAGTGGCTCACGGACCCGTGGCTCGCCAAGTTCTCCGTCCTCCTGGTGAACCTCTGGCTCGGCTTCCCCTACATGTTCCTGGTGACCACGGGCGCCCTGCAGTCGCTCCCCGAGGACGTGGACGAGGCCGCCAAGATGGACGGTGCCAGCGCGTGGCGGATCTTCCGCTCCATCAAGCTGCCCCTGCTGCTGGTGTCGGTGGCCCCCCTGCTGATCTCCTCGTTCGCCTTCAACTTCAACAACTTCAACATCATCTACATGCTGACCGGCGGCGGCCCGCAGTTCCCGGACGCCTCGGGCAACATCGGCGCCACGGACATCCTGATCACGGTGGTCTACAAGACCGCGTTCTCCGGGGTGGGCCGTGACTTCGGCCTCGCCTCGGCCCTGTCGATCGTGATCTTCCTGATCGTGGCCACCGTCTCCGCCGTCAGCTTCAGCCGCACCAAGGCCCTCGAGGAGATCAACTCGTGA
- a CDS encoding sulfite exporter TauE/SafE family protein yields the protein MGLIAVVLLCTLVGGALQRVSGMGVGMIAAPAFTLLLGPAAGVSLSNAAAVVSAVLLTLVLRRDVDWARFLRLAPLLVAGSLAGAWAVRVLDVAWLEVVLGASILVAIAASLGLQRRLAVRGPGAALASGAVAGFMNTTAGVAGPALAVYAVASRWDQRSWAATLQPIFLLANVTSLATKSLLGAAGLDAGMPVGVGVAVLVGVPSGILLGGLIARRVPAGRARGLALVLAGTGGAVALVRGLLAL from the coding sequence ATGGGTCTGATCGCGGTGGTGCTGCTCTGCACGCTGGTCGGCGGCGCCCTCCAGCGGGTGAGCGGCATGGGTGTGGGAATGATCGCCGCGCCCGCGTTCACCCTGCTGCTCGGCCCCGCCGCCGGGGTGTCCCTGAGCAACGCCGCCGCGGTGGTGTCCGCGGTCCTGCTCACCCTGGTCCTCCGCCGCGACGTCGACTGGGCCCGCTTCCTGCGTCTGGCCCCGCTGCTAGTGGCCGGCTCGCTCGCGGGGGCGTGGGCCGTGCGCGTGCTCGACGTCGCCTGGCTGGAGGTGGTGCTGGGCGCCTCCATCCTCGTGGCGATCGCCGCCTCCCTCGGTCTCCAGCGGCGCCTGGCCGTGCGCGGCCCCGGCGCGGCGCTCGCCTCCGGAGCCGTGGCCGGGTTCATGAACACCACCGCAGGGGTGGCCGGGCCGGCGCTCGCGGTCTACGCGGTGGCCTCGCGCTGGGACCAGCGGTCCTGGGCCGCCACGCTGCAGCCGATCTTCCTGCTGGCCAATGTCACCTCGCTGGCCACCAAGTCGCTGCTCGGCGCGGCGGGCCTGGATGCGGGCATGCCCGTCGGTGTGGGGGTGGCGGTCCTCGTAGGGGTCCCCTCCGGGATCCTCCTGGGCGGGCTGATCGCCCGGCGGGTGCCGGCCGGCCGGGCACGCGGGCTGGCGCTGGTGCTGGCGGGCACGGGCGGCGCCGTCGCGCTGGTGCGGGGCCTGCTGGCCCTCTGA
- a CDS encoding MarR family winged helix-turn-helix transcriptional regulator, with translation MSDAAPAASHRAPADVVPWLDEEERSAFLALMSVVLRLEPTLDAQLRREAGVTHFEYSVLANLSEADGGRRRMSELAHLSSGSLPRLSQVVTRLEKRGWVQRRPDPEDGRYTLAVLTDDGRAAVEAAAPGHVAEVRRTVVDPLTRAQLRQLTAIGRRIMAQIDPEDRCLEG, from the coding sequence ATGTCCGACGCCGCCCCCGCTGCCTCGCACCGCGCCCCCGCCGACGTCGTCCCCTGGCTGGACGAGGAGGAGCGCAGCGCCTTCCTGGCGCTGATGTCCGTGGTCCTGCGGCTGGAGCCCACCCTCGACGCCCAGCTCCGCCGCGAGGCCGGGGTGACCCACTTCGAGTACTCCGTCCTCGCGAACCTCTCCGAGGCCGACGGCGGCCGACGCCGCATGAGCGAGCTCGCCCACCTCTCCTCCGGCTCCCTGCCGCGCCTGTCCCAGGTGGTCACCCGGCTCGAGAAGCGCGGCTGGGTGCAGCGCCGCCCGGACCCCGAGGACGGGCGCTACACCCTGGCCGTCCTCACCGACGACGGCCGCGCCGCCGTCGAGGCGGCCGCCCCCGGCCACGTGGCGGAGGTGCGGCGCACCGTCGTCGACCCTCTCACCCGGGCCCAGCTGCGTCAGCTCACCGCGATCGGCCGGCGGATCATGGCCCAGATCGACCCCGAGGACCGCTGCCTCGAGGGCTGA
- a CDS encoding LacI family DNA-binding transcriptional regulator, which yields MTGIKDVAHVAGVSTATASRALTGSGAVAAATRARVQDAARVLGYVPHAPAVSLASSRTGTVGVVVPDVNRWFFAAALEGIAHELMEEGLDLTLLNAGVSPGHRGTIFSELVHRGRLDALVTVSFKLNGFELAGLARLGRPVVALGGLVDPGVALPDWYTALQVDDAAAATLAAEHLVELGHRDVAFLGTVPEDVEFQVSTERTRGFERTMARAGVLVPPHRMVEADFTLGGACHRVRALLEGPGPRPTAILAISDEMAMGACMAALSLGLRVPEDLSVIGVDGHPDAARLGLTTVDQTPREQGRRAARLVAETLRGTSEPRRILHRLHLRRRASTAPPP from the coding sequence ATGACCGGCATCAAGGACGTCGCGCACGTGGCCGGCGTCTCCACCGCGACGGCGTCGCGCGCGCTCACGGGCTCCGGCGCGGTGGCGGCGGCGACCCGCGCGCGCGTGCAGGACGCCGCCCGGGTGCTGGGCTACGTGCCGCACGCCCCCGCGGTATCCCTCGCCTCGAGCCGCACGGGCACGGTGGGGGTGGTGGTCCCGGACGTGAACCGCTGGTTCTTCGCGGCTGCGCTCGAGGGGATCGCCCACGAACTCATGGAGGAGGGCCTGGACCTGACCCTGCTCAACGCCGGGGTGTCCCCGGGCCACCGGGGGACCATCTTCTCCGAGCTGGTCCATCGCGGCCGGCTCGACGCGCTCGTCACGGTCTCCTTCAAGCTCAACGGCTTCGAACTGGCGGGTCTGGCGCGCCTGGGCCGGCCCGTCGTCGCACTCGGCGGCCTCGTGGACCCGGGCGTCGCGCTGCCCGACTGGTACACGGCCCTGCAGGTGGACGACGCGGCCGCGGCGACCCTCGCCGCCGAGCACCTGGTCGAGCTCGGGCATCGGGACGTCGCCTTCCTGGGCACCGTGCCCGAGGACGTGGAGTTCCAGGTGAGCACCGAGCGCACGCGCGGGTTCGAGCGGACCATGGCTCGGGCCGGCGTCCTCGTCCCGCCGCACCGGATGGTCGAGGCGGACTTCACCCTCGGCGGGGCCTGTCACCGGGTGCGCGCCCTGCTCGAGGGGCCGGGCCCGAGGCCGACCGCGATCCTGGCGATCTCGGATGAGATGGCCATGGGTGCGTGCATGGCCGCCCTGTCGCTGGGGCTGCGCGTGCCGGAGGACCTGTCCGTGATCGGCGTGGACGGGCACCCGGACGCCGCCCGCCTGGGCCTGACCACCGTGGACCAGACGCCGCGGGAGCAGGGCCGCCGGGCCGCCCGCCTCGTCGCCGAGACGCTGCGCGGCACGTCCGAGCCCCGCCGCATCCTGCACCGGCTCCACCTGCGCCGCCGCGCCAGCACCGCCCCGCCGCCCTAG
- a CDS encoding ABC transporter ATP-binding protein — protein sequence MASVTFKSATCQYPNAPRPSVDRLDLEIADGEFLVLVGPSGCGKSTSLRMLAGLEPLTGGRVFLGDRDITDVEPKDRDIAMVFQNYALYPHMTVADNMGFALKIAGVPADESRRRVEEAAKLLDLEQFLDRKPKALSGGQRQRVAMGRAIVRNPQVFLMDEPLSNLDAKLRVQTRAQIAQLTRRLGTTTVYVTHDQTEAMTMGDRVAVLKDGLLQQVDTPRNLYERPRNVFVAGFIGSPAMNILRLPLAEGGVRFGSAVLPVEREVLASAGREVDLGVRPEDLEITSGDGLEVEVDTVEELGADAYVYGHTVLDGQEHMITLRTGGYTAPGKGSVVRVLPHHDRVHLFHAESGERLNG from the coding sequence ATGGCCTCCGTGACGTTCAAGTCCGCCACCTGCCAGTACCCCAACGCCCCCCGCCCCTCCGTGGACCGGCTGGACCTGGAGATCGCCGACGGCGAGTTCCTCGTGCTCGTGGGCCCCTCGGGCTGCGGCAAGTCCACCTCCCTGCGCATGCTCGCCGGCCTCGAGCCCCTCACCGGGGGGCGGGTGTTCCTGGGCGACCGGGACATCACCGACGTGGAGCCCAAGGACCGGGACATCGCGATGGTGTTCCAGAACTACGCCCTCTACCCGCACATGACCGTGGCGGACAACATGGGCTTCGCCCTGAAGATCGCGGGCGTGCCCGCGGACGAGAGCCGCCGGCGCGTGGAGGAGGCCGCCAAGCTCCTCGACCTCGAGCAGTTCCTGGACCGCAAGCCCAAGGCCCTCTCCGGCGGCCAGCGGCAGCGCGTGGCCATGGGCCGCGCGATCGTCCGGAACCCGCAGGTGTTCCTCATGGACGAGCCGCTGTCCAACCTGGACGCCAAGCTGCGCGTGCAGACCCGCGCCCAGATCGCGCAGCTGACCCGCCGGCTGGGGACCACCACCGTCTACGTGACCCATGACCAGACCGAGGCCATGACCATGGGCGACCGGGTGGCCGTGCTCAAGGACGGCCTGCTCCAGCAGGTGGACACGCCGCGCAACCTCTACGAGCGCCCGCGCAACGTCTTCGTTGCCGGGTTCATCGGCTCCCCGGCCATGAACATCCTGCGCCTGCCTCTGGCCGAGGGCGGCGTCCGATTCGGCTCCGCGGTGCTCCCGGTGGAGCGCGAGGTGCTGGCCTCCGCCGGCCGCGAGGTGGACCTCGGTGTGCGTCCGGAGGACCTGGAGATCACCTCGGGGGACGGCCTGGAGGTGGAGGTGGACACCGTGGAGGAGCTGGGCGCCGACGCCTACGTGTACGGCCACACCGTGCTGGACGGTCAGGAGCACATGATCACCCTGCGCACCGGGGGCTACACCGCTCCGGGCAAGGGGTCGGTGGTCCGTGTGCTCCCGCACCACGACCGCGTGCACCTGTTCCACGCCGAGAGCGGCGAGCGCCTCAACGGCTGA
- a CDS encoding sugar ABC transporter substrate-binding protein — MTANIPGGMSRRTFALSLTGAVSALALSACSGGTSSAPSSSAGSASAGAASSSQDLTQGGATTITMWVDQNRQGPLEAVAKKFKEEKGITVNLVVKDNSSMRDDFITQAPTGKGPDVIVGAHDWIGALVQNGVIEPLEMGQKAGEFSETAVQAVTYQGKTWGVPYSVENIALLRNTALAQTAPKTFDELVTESQKVVDEGKAKYGFVVGLDPVQGDPYHLYPFQTSMGAPVFTQKADGSYDVSSLAMGGPEGEAFAAKLAEHGPEGTGMFNPNMTGDIAKEQFFKGQAAYFLTGPWNVEDAQKAGVDFAVEPIPAMGDQPAQPFVGVNAFFVSAESKNKLAANEFVINYLSTEQAQDALYQEGKRAPALTASFDKAAEDEVVKAFGEIAKEGVPMPAAPEMGAVFEYWGSAEMRIIKGEAEPAEAWKKMVSDIEGKLGK; from the coding sequence ATGACTGCGAACATCCCCGGCGGAATGTCCCGCCGCACCTTCGCCCTGTCCCTCACCGGCGCGGTCTCCGCCCTGGCCCTGAGCGCCTGCTCGGGCGGCACCTCCTCCGCCCCGTCCTCCTCCGCGGGCTCCGCGTCCGCCGGGGCGGCCTCCTCCTCCCAGGACCTCACCCAGGGCGGGGCCACCACCATCACCATGTGGGTGGACCAGAACCGTCAGGGCCCCCTGGAGGCCGTGGCCAAGAAGTTCAAGGAGGAGAAGGGCATCACCGTCAACCTGGTGGTGAAGGACAACTCCTCCATGCGGGACGACTTCATCACCCAGGCGCCCACCGGCAAGGGCCCGGACGTGATCGTCGGTGCGCACGACTGGATCGGCGCGCTCGTCCAGAACGGCGTCATCGAGCCCCTGGAGATGGGGCAGAAGGCCGGCGAGTTCTCCGAGACCGCCGTGCAGGCCGTGACCTACCAGGGCAAGACCTGGGGCGTGCCCTACTCGGTGGAGAACATCGCGCTGCTGCGCAACACCGCGCTCGCGCAGACCGCCCCGAAGACCTTCGACGAGCTCGTGACCGAGAGCCAGAAGGTCGTGGACGAGGGCAAGGCCAAGTACGGCTTCGTCGTCGGCCTGGACCCCGTCCAGGGCGACCCCTACCACCTGTACCCCTTCCAGACCTCGATGGGCGCCCCCGTCTTCACGCAGAAGGCCGACGGCTCCTACGACGTCAGCTCGCTGGCCATGGGCGGCCCCGAGGGCGAGGCCTTCGCCGCCAAGCTAGCGGAGCACGGTCCCGAGGGCACGGGCATGTTCAACCCCAACATGACCGGCGACATCGCCAAGGAGCAGTTCTTCAAGGGCCAGGCCGCGTACTTCCTGACCGGCCCCTGGAACGTGGAGGACGCGCAGAAGGCCGGCGTCGACTTCGCGGTCGAGCCCATCCCGGCCATGGGTGACCAGCCCGCGCAGCCGTTCGTGGGCGTCAACGCGTTCTTCGTCTCCGCGGAGTCCAAGAACAAGCTGGCCGCCAACGAGTTCGTCATCAACTACCTCTCCACGGAGCAGGCGCAGGACGCCCTGTACCAGGAGGGCAAGCGCGCCCCCGCCCTGACGGCCTCCTTCGACAAGGCGGCGGAGGACGAGGTCGTCAAGGCGTTCGGCGAGATCGCCAAGGAGGGCGTCCCGATGCCCGCCGCCCCGGAGATGGGCGCCGTGTTCGAGTACTGGGGCTCCGCCGAGATGCGCATCATCAAGGGCGAGGCCGAGCCGGCCGAGGCCTGGAAGAAGATGGTGTCCGACATCGAGGGCAAGCTCGGGAAGTGA
- a CDS encoding M23 family metallopeptidase — MTRSTPRGASAAAAVLSALAAMAFLVLVVSLVLAFGPGSRPEGRTPDGDGESSAAGWERGLLRSRAPEPTAVPPLSAHGYSAPFLGPVTSCFGPRANPFGEGSVPPGARDEDRLTDHRGTDLGRVPEGTPFRAVSDGVVTGADLGGEAGGNVILVDEPGGRQWLYAHARTGSAVVEEGQRVSAGDVLAEVGETGTATAPHLHLELRVDGEPRDPAPFLAARGVVLGDGWRAPRGC, encoded by the coding sequence ATGACCCGCTCGACGCCCCGCGGCGCCTCCGCCGCGGCCGCCGTGCTCTCCGCCCTGGCCGCCATGGCCTTCCTGGTGCTCGTCGTCTCCCTGGTGCTCGCCTTCGGCCCGGGCTCCCGCCCCGAGGGCCGGACGCCCGACGGCGACGGCGAGTCCTCGGCGGCCGGATGGGAGCGCGGCCTGCTCCGCTCCCGGGCGCCCGAGCCCACCGCGGTGCCGCCGCTGTCCGCCCACGGCTACTCCGCGCCGTTCCTGGGGCCGGTGACGTCCTGCTTCGGCCCGCGCGCCAACCCCTTCGGCGAGGGCAGCGTGCCGCCCGGCGCCAGGGACGAGGACCGCCTGACGGACCACCGGGGGACCGACCTGGGCCGCGTGCCGGAGGGGACCCCGTTCCGCGCGGTCTCGGACGGCGTGGTCACGGGCGCGGACCTCGGCGGGGAGGCCGGCGGCAACGTGATCCTCGTGGACGAGCCCGGTGGGCGGCAGTGGCTCTACGCGCACGCGCGCACCGGCAGCGCCGTCGTCGAGGAGGGGCAGCGGGTCTCGGCCGGGGACGTGCTGGCGGAGGTCGGCGAGACAGGCACCGCCACGGCGCCCCATCTGCACCTGGAGCTGCGCGTGGACGGCGAGCCGCGGGACCCCGCGCCGTTCCTCGCCGCACGCGGCGTGGTCCTCGGCGACGGCTGGCGCGCCCCGCGCGGCTGCTGA